A genomic segment from Gossypium hirsutum isolate 1008001.06 chromosome D04, Gossypium_hirsutum_v2.1, whole genome shotgun sequence encodes:
- the LOC107899291 gene encoding organelle RRM domain-containing protein 2, mitochondrial: MALASRLRRVFTVPSTLSSRFAAIRLNSTLTSPKLFISGLSRETTDEQFKEAFNPFGQVVDAKIVRDRATGRSKGFGFVTYTSIEEAEKAREEMNAKFLHGWVIFVDPAKPREFKPTPRSESGPSETGFRTNKTVGWCG, translated from the exons ATGGCTTTGGCTTCCAGGCTCCGCCGCGTCTTCACCGTGCCTTCCACTCTTTCTTCTCGGTTCGCTGCGATTCGTCTGAATTCGACTCTCACTTCCCCCAAGCTCTTCATTAGCG GTCTTTCAAGAGAAACAACAGATGAACAGTTTAAAGAGGCATTTAATCCGTTTGGCCAGGTTGTTGATG CCAAAATTGTAAGAGATAGAGCCACGGGAAGGTCGAAAGGGTTTGGTTTTGTTACATATACATCCATCGAAGAAGCTGAGAAGGCTAGAGAAGAAATGAATGCTAAGTTTTTGCATGGATGGGTTATTTTTGTAGACCCTGCCAAACCAAGGGAATTCAAACCTACACCTAGATCTGAATCCGGTCCTTCTGAAACAGGTTTTAGAACAAACAAAACTGTTGGATGGTGCGGGTAG
- the LOC107899290 gene encoding uncharacterized protein — protein MFMFPSFETSSKERSSWFKARQLIAVTVLRKLARTVCIHWCYKRTMLGSREVDDLSDLKQAVLGACLNECVGGDTSGVDDLLEQGHQSKPPQKCLGKRASLSTRVSTPEDDVDEIETSLRWLFSEDLAQLSWSCSASFPTPLKLVSALKGSRQKQGLPTKELTVTWAPDVYDPLPTSVLHTVRGKKQQKSKKNNDKKKKGKKWHKGNNSLRGGGKDNKQFHRGGGSLDKWYNYKPLELHGTVVNNASGNLDGFKVGSTDPYCGTSYLKNSLTRMHYSVAEAL, from the exons ATGTTTATGTTCCCATCGTTTGAAACATCTTCGAAAGAGCGATCGTCGTG GTTTAAAGCTCGTCAACTGATTGCTGTAACCGTCTTAAGAAAG CTAGCTAGGACTGTTTGTATTCATTGGTGTTATAAAAGGACCATGTTGGGTTCCCGAGAGGTAGATGATTTGAGTGACCTTAAACAGGCAGTACTTGGTgcttgtttgaatgaatgtgttgGGGGTGATACGAGTGGTGTGGACGATTTACTTGAGCAAGGACATCAAAGCAAACCTCCACAGAAGTGTTTAGGCAAGCGTGCCTCATTATCTACTAGAGTCTCTACTCCTGAAGATGATGTTGATGAAATCGAAACTTCATTGAGGTGGCTATTCTCAGAGGATTTGGCGCAGTTATCTTGGTCCTGTTCAGCTTCTTTCCCC ACTCCATTGAAGCTAGTGTCTGCCCTCAAAGGTAGCCGTCAAAAACAGGGATTACCAACTAAGGAGCTGACAGTGACATGGGCCCCTGATGTTTATGATCCTCTTCCAACATCCGTTTTGCACACAGTTAGAGGCAAAAAGCAGCAGAAGTCGAAGAAGAACAATGataagaagaaaaaaggaaagaaatggcaCAAGGGCAACAACTCCTTGCGTGGTGGTGGTAAAGACAACAAACAGTTTCACAGAGGTGGTGGGAGTTTGGATAAGTGGTATAACTACAAACCACTTGAGCTTCATGGCACGGTAGTCAACAATGCCTCAGGCAACCTTGATGGTTTTAAGGTTGGCAGTACAGACCCCTACTGTGGGACTAGTTATCTGAAAAATTCACTCACTAGAATGCACTACTCTGTGGCGGAGGCTTTATGA